In Chitinophaga varians, the following are encoded in one genomic region:
- a CDS encoding error-prone DNA polymerase: MGYTELQITTNFSFLRGASHPEELVEQAASLGYTAIAITDHNTLAGIVRAHAAARGKNIRIIPACRLDLQDGPPLLAYPTDRAAYGRLSALLSTGNLRTEKGKCELYKKDVYQYAEGIKFVMIPPPVLNGEFDFDVDFKRAAREYRQHFKSELYMAACWSYRGDDGKKLYRIAQYCEELHISMVATNDVYYHAPERRELQDVVTCVREKCTIHNAGFRLYQNAERYLKPIAEMRRLFRRYPQALACAQEIATACRFSLDSLEYVYPEEITTEGRTPQEELEMLTWQGATERFPDGVPQKVEHTIREELSFMARKNYAAYFLTVYDLVRFARSQDILCQGRGSAANSVVCYCLGITSINPQTVNLLFARFMSDARDEAPDIDVDFEHERREEVIQYVYAKYGRDRAGIVATVTQVHWKGAVRDVGKAMGLSMDAVDHLAKSGYEFTEEWMEGNTATSEGFKAKDPVLMKVLELTEQYIGFPRQLGQHTGGFVITQHQLSDLCPILNARMEGRTNIEWNKDDIEALGFLKVDVLALGMLTCIRKAFDLIKQHYGYHCTLANIPQKKKVYDMICRADTIGVFQIESRAQMSMLPRLKPRKFYDLVIEVAIVRPGPIQGDMVHPYLRRRNGEEPEDYPSEELKAILSRTKGVPLFQEQAMEIAMVAANFTAAEADGLRRSMATFKAHGQIAKWREKLVSGMVKKGYQQEFAERIFKQLEGFGSYGFPESHAASFALLVYVSCWIKCYFPDVFACALLNSQPMGFYAPAQIVTDARNHKVVVRPVDVNHSYWDNTLEEKAGEYHALRLGFRQVKGLGQGEMERLIAARTAPYVNIHSIMDAGVTLSTLERLADADAFRSMKMDRRRALWEVSALADRPHALFEGQPSESASEAPVRLPLMTPSEHVVQDYAAMALSLKAHPVSFVRRQLFKQNVLSIRELDQWPDGTPLRVAGLVLVRQRPGTASGICFITIEDETGSANLVAFAKIFERFRKEIVTSRLLMVEGKLQREGSVTHVVIKKCYNCNALLNQLSLPTDEEHLMNAPYSDNVPAAAKKPAPKMIQAELFPKGRNFK; encoded by the coding sequence ATGGGATATACGGAATTACAAATCACAACGAACTTTAGTTTTTTGCGGGGGGCCTCTCATCCGGAAGAGCTGGTGGAACAGGCCGCCAGCCTGGGTTATACGGCCATCGCTATTACCGATCATAATACGCTGGCTGGTATTGTGCGGGCACATGCAGCGGCAAGAGGAAAAAATATACGGATCATTCCTGCCTGCCGGCTGGACTTGCAGGACGGTCCGCCCTTATTGGCTTATCCGACTGACAGGGCCGCCTATGGCCGTTTGTCAGCCCTGTTATCTACCGGTAACCTTCGTACGGAGAAAGGCAAATGTGAGCTTTATAAAAAAGATGTCTACCAATATGCGGAAGGTATCAAATTCGTGATGATACCGCCCCCTGTATTAAATGGCGAATTTGATTTTGATGTTGATTTTAAAAGGGCCGCCAGGGAATACCGGCAGCATTTCAAATCGGAATTGTACATGGCGGCATGCTGGTCTTATCGGGGAGATGATGGTAAGAAACTGTACCGTATCGCACAGTACTGTGAAGAGCTGCATATCTCGATGGTGGCCACAAACGACGTGTACTACCACGCGCCGGAACGACGGGAGTTGCAGGACGTTGTGACCTGCGTCCGGGAAAAATGCACCATTCATAATGCAGGGTTTCGGCTGTACCAGAATGCGGAGCGTTACCTGAAACCGATCGCGGAGATGCGGCGTTTGTTCCGCCGTTATCCGCAGGCATTGGCCTGTGCGCAGGAAATAGCGACTGCCTGCCGGTTTTCGCTGGACAGCCTTGAATATGTTTACCCGGAAGAAATAACCACAGAAGGCCGGACGCCACAGGAAGAGCTGGAGATGCTGACCTGGCAGGGCGCAACAGAACGGTTCCCGGATGGTGTTCCGCAGAAGGTGGAGCACACGATCCGGGAAGAGCTTTCTTTTATGGCCCGGAAAAACTATGCGGCGTATTTTCTGACAGTATATGACCTGGTGCGCTTCGCGAGAAGTCAGGATATTTTATGCCAGGGGCGCGGATCTGCGGCCAACTCAGTGGTGTGTTACTGCCTCGGTATTACTTCTATTAACCCTCAGACGGTCAACCTGTTGTTTGCCCGCTTTATGTCAGATGCCAGAGATGAAGCACCGGACATAGATGTGGACTTTGAGCATGAGCGTCGCGAAGAAGTGATTCAATATGTCTACGCCAAATACGGGCGCGACAGGGCAGGCATTGTGGCCACCGTTACACAGGTACACTGGAAAGGCGCCGTGCGTGACGTGGGAAAGGCCATGGGCTTGTCTATGGACGCGGTGGACCATCTGGCCAAATCGGGCTATGAATTCACGGAGGAATGGATGGAAGGCAATACGGCCACCAGCGAAGGGTTTAAAGCGAAAGACCCGGTGCTGATGAAAGTGCTGGAACTGACAGAGCAGTATATTGGTTTCCCGCGGCAGCTGGGGCAACATACAGGCGGATTTGTGATCACGCAGCATCAGCTGTCTGATCTTTGCCCTATCCTCAACGCCAGGATGGAAGGCCGCACCAATATTGAATGGAACAAGGATGATATTGAAGCGCTGGGCTTCCTGAAAGTGGATGTGCTGGCACTGGGCATGCTGACCTGTATCCGCAAAGCGTTTGACTTAATCAAACAGCATTATGGGTATCATTGTACTTTGGCCAATATTCCACAGAAAAAAAAGGTGTACGACATGATTTGTCGCGCTGATACCATTGGCGTTTTTCAGATTGAGAGCCGTGCGCAGATGTCGATGTTACCGAGATTGAAGCCCCGTAAATTTTATGACCTGGTAATTGAAGTAGCTATTGTAAGGCCCGGGCCTATTCAGGGCGACATGGTACATCCTTATCTGCGCAGGCGAAACGGTGAAGAACCGGAAGACTATCCTTCTGAAGAATTGAAGGCAATTCTCAGCCGGACCAAAGGTGTGCCTCTGTTTCAGGAGCAAGCTATGGAAATAGCCATGGTGGCCGCAAATTTCACGGCTGCGGAAGCAGACGGCCTTCGCCGCAGCATGGCCACTTTCAAGGCACACGGACAAATTGCAAAATGGCGGGAGAAGCTGGTCAGCGGCATGGTGAAAAAAGGCTACCAGCAGGAATTCGCCGAACGTATATTCAAACAACTGGAAGGCTTCGGTTCTTATGGTTTCCCTGAAAGTCATGCTGCCAGTTTTGCTTTGCTGGTATATGTTTCCTGCTGGATCAAATGTTATTTCCCGGATGTATTCGCCTGTGCCCTGTTGAACAGCCAGCCGATGGGCTTCTATGCACCGGCACAAATAGTGACGGATGCCCGTAACCATAAGGTTGTCGTGCGTCCGGTAGATGTGAACCATTCATATTGGGATAATACACTGGAAGAAAAGGCAGGGGAGTATCATGCGCTGAGACTGGGATTCCGGCAGGTAAAGGGACTCGGCCAGGGAGAGATGGAACGGTTGATAGCAGCGCGGACAGCGCCTTATGTAAATATACATTCCATCATGGATGCCGGCGTGACTTTAAGCACGCTGGAGCGGCTCGCAGACGCTGATGCTTTCCGTTCCATGAAAATGGACCGTCGCAGGGCCTTATGGGAGGTGTCTGCTTTGGCAGACCGTCCGCATGCGCTCTTTGAAGGCCAGCCTTCGGAAAGCGCCAGTGAAGCGCCGGTGCGGTTGCCATTGATGACTCCTTCCGAACATGTGGTACAGGATTACGCGGCCATGGCTTTATCCCTCAAAGCCCACCCGGTAAGTTTTGTACGCCGGCAGTTGTTCAAACAAAATGTACTGTCCATCAGGGAGCTGGACCAGTGGCCGGACGGAACGCCTTTGCGTGTGGCCGGACTGGTATTGGTACGCCAACGGCCGGGAACGGCCAGCGGCATCTGTTTTATTACCATCGAAGATGAAACCGGCAGCGCCAACCTGGTGGCTTTTGCCAAAATTTT
- a CDS encoding Y-family DNA polymerase: MAVWFRHLAADRLALRYPGLRQQPFVLVAPERGRTVIRSVSREAGQLGILPGTVLADARAVYPDLLYYDEDPSQDKLLVSLAIWCYRFTPVTGIDGPDGLVLDISGCTHLWGGEDAYFENIVTRLQAGGYHVRAAIADTMAAAWAVARYGTTHPVIAPGGQAAVMRDLPPEALRLEQAITDRLRKLGLTQIGLFMDMPPAVLRRRFGVPVLERLGKVLGTIPEPLVPVQPPDPYVERLPCFDPIRTAPGIEVAIRKLLEAICQRLQQEEKGLRKARLLCYRTDGGLQQVEIGTNSPVRNLEHLFRLFELKIDTIEPNLGIELFVMEAPVVEGLTTQQERLWDLDTCGKKDAVTKLLDRLESRIGTAAIHRYLPEEHHWPERSIRQTNDVQEAATVAWPEHLVRPVSLLGAPVRIEVSAPIPDYPPMLFIHKGKIHKVVKADGPERIEREWWIEKGLQRDYYQVEDEEGGRYWLFRSGHYGEHKPEWFIHGYFA, from the coding sequence ATGGCAGTCTGGTTTCGTCATCTGGCGGCCGACCGGCTGGCGCTGCGTTATCCGGGGCTCCGGCAGCAGCCTTTTGTATTGGTGGCGCCGGAGCGGGGCAGGACCGTTATCCGGTCTGTCAGCCGGGAGGCCGGCCAGCTGGGCATTCTGCCGGGAACAGTGCTGGCAGATGCCAGGGCCGTATATCCGGACCTGTTATATTATGATGAAGATCCTTCCCAGGATAAACTGCTCGTATCCCTGGCCATCTGGTGTTACCGTTTTACGCCCGTCACGGGGATAGACGGGCCTGACGGCCTTGTACTGGACATCAGTGGCTGTACGCATTTGTGGGGAGGAGAGGATGCCTACTTTGAAAATATCGTCACCAGGCTGCAGGCCGGCGGCTATCATGTGCGTGCGGCCATTGCAGACACCATGGCGGCGGCCTGGGCGGTGGCCCGCTATGGCACTACACATCCGGTGATTGCGCCGGGTGGCCAGGCCGCTGTAATGCGGGACCTGCCGCCGGAAGCGCTGCGGCTGGAACAGGCTATAACAGACCGCCTGCGGAAATTAGGACTTACACAGATCGGGCTGTTTATGGACATGCCCCCGGCCGTATTGCGGCGGCGCTTCGGTGTACCGGTACTGGAACGCCTCGGCAAAGTACTGGGCACCATACCGGAACCACTGGTGCCGGTACAGCCTCCCGATCCTTATGTGGAGCGGCTTCCCTGCTTCGACCCGATACGTACCGCCCCGGGAATTGAAGTCGCCATCCGGAAACTGCTGGAAGCAATTTGTCAACGGTTGCAGCAGGAAGAAAAAGGGCTGCGTAAGGCAAGGCTTCTGTGTTACCGCACAGATGGCGGGCTGCAACAGGTGGAGATCGGCACCAACAGCCCCGTGCGCAACCTGGAACACCTGTTCCGGTTGTTTGAATTAAAAATAGATACGATCGAGCCGAACCTGGGCATTGAGCTGTTTGTCATGGAAGCGCCGGTGGTGGAGGGTTTGACAACGCAACAGGAACGGCTGTGGGACCTGGACACCTGCGGCAAAAAAGATGCGGTGACCAAACTGCTGGACCGGCTGGAGAGCCGTATCGGCACTGCTGCCATTCACCGTTACCTGCCGGAAGAACACCACTGGCCGGAACGTTCCATCAGGCAAACAAACGATGTGCAGGAGGCGGCAACAGTGGCATGGCCGGAACATCTGGTACGGCCGGTAAGCCTGCTGGGCGCACCAGTGCGCATCGAAGTGTCTGCACCAATCCCGGACTATCCGCCGATGCTTTTTATCCATAAAGGTAAAATCCATAAAGTGGTAAAGGCCGACGGGCCGGAAAGGATAGAACGCGAATGGTGGATTGAAAAAGGATTACAAAGGGATTATTACCAGGTGGAAGATGAAGAAGGAGGCAGGTATTGGTTGTTTCGCTCCGGGCATTATGGGGAACATAAGCCGGAATGGTTTATACACGGATACTTTGCGTGA
- a CDS encoding ImuA family protein, with the protein MKQSAERNEVIARLRGEILSSGGTVFSSHSNDHPDLGPLNAAFPGHCFPFRGTHEFISHNSETAAATLGFMAGLLSRIMKGQEMAVWVGAHRTLFPPGLKTFCLVPDRIIFIDLVSEKEMLWVVEECLKCNALAAVVGEAPDIHPVALRRLQLAIEKSGVPCLLHRHRPRSVENTVCTTRWMITPVASLMEEGLPGVGYPQWQVALLKVRNGKPGSWQIMWDGQQFQPGGTESMEEQNIYIKAG; encoded by the coding sequence ATGAAACAGTCAGCTGAAAGAAATGAGGTGATAGCCAGGCTGAGAGGGGAAATTCTTTCTTCAGGGGGGACTGTATTTTCATCCCATTCCAATGATCATCCCGACCTGGGCCCTTTGAATGCGGCATTTCCGGGGCATTGTTTCCCTTTCCGTGGCACCCATGAATTCATTAGTCATAATAGTGAAACGGCAGCGGCCACGCTGGGGTTCATGGCTGGGCTGCTGAGCCGTATCATGAAAGGCCAGGAAATGGCGGTATGGGTAGGGGCCCACCGGACGCTGTTTCCGCCGGGATTAAAAACATTTTGCCTGGTACCGGACAGGATCATTTTTATAGACCTGGTATCAGAGAAAGAGATGTTATGGGTAGTGGAAGAATGTCTGAAATGTAATGCACTGGCGGCTGTGGTGGGAGAGGCGCCGGACATTCATCCTGTTGCATTGCGACGTCTTCAGCTGGCCATAGAGAAAAGCGGGGTGCCCTGCCTGTTGCACCGGCACCGTCCGCGCAGCGTGGAGAACACTGTTTGCACCACCCGGTGGATGATCACGCCGGTGGCCAGTCTCATGGAGGAAGGGCTGCCGGGCGTAGGATATCCGCAATGGCAGGTGGCGCTGTTAAAAGTCCGCAACGGGAAGCCGGGCAGCTGGCAGATAATGTGGGACGGGCAACAGTTTCAGCCGGGAGGTACAGAAAGCATGGAAGAACAAAATATTTATATCAAAGCTGGTTAA
- a CDS encoding XRE family transcriptional regulator: MKEQNNFWAANLKFLRNRKKMTQDDLATALQFTRTKLKALETGATRNPPLEDQVLISDFFKVDIDTFVRLDLSQLGELHLRELEAGDMSYVTGKKMRVLATTITPDNKEQVEMVSHSVQAGYTAGYADPDYISSLPVFHMPQLPADRKFRMFPVKGESMLPVPEGAYVIVEYIQDWSALKDGTPCVVITKNEGIVFKVVYNRIQQNGLLHLVSLNPLFKPYDLPVSEVLEMWKYHSYWTNTDLSPQSDMDAILQALGKLDAKVDKLVSSTDTVS; the protein is encoded by the coding sequence ATGAAAGAACAAAATAATTTTTGGGCCGCTAACCTGAAATTTCTCCGTAACCGGAAAAAGATGACACAGGATGACCTGGCCACCGCCCTACAATTTACCCGTACCAAATTAAAGGCATTGGAAACCGGCGCCACCCGTAATCCTCCACTGGAGGACCAGGTGCTGATATCAGATTTTTTTAAGGTTGACATCGACACTTTTGTACGCCTCGACCTGTCCCAACTGGGAGAACTGCATCTGCGGGAACTGGAAGCCGGGGACATGAGTTATGTGACTGGAAAAAAGATGCGGGTGCTGGCCACCACCATCACACCAGACAACAAGGAACAGGTGGAAATGGTATCTCATAGCGTACAGGCCGGATACACCGCTGGCTATGCCGATCCGGATTATATCTCCAGCCTCCCCGTGTTTCATATGCCGCAGCTCCCGGCTGACCGGAAGTTCCGGATGTTCCCTGTTAAAGGAGAATCCATGCTGCCCGTTCCGGAAGGCGCTTATGTGATCGTAGAATATATACAGGACTGGTCTGCCCTGAAAGACGGCACTCCCTGCGTGGTGATCACCAAAAACGAAGGCATCGTTTTTAAAGTCGTTTATAACCGTATTCAACAAAACGGCCTGTTACACCTGGTGTCACTGAATCCGTTGTTCAAACCTTATGATCTTCCGGTAAGTGAAGTACTGGAAATGTGGAAATACCACAGCTACTGGACAAACACGGACTTGTCGCCACAGTCTGATATGGACGCTATTTTACAGGCATTGGGGAAACTGGATGCGAAAGTAGACAAGCTGGTGTCTAGCACGGACACCGTCAGCTAA